In Candidatus Zixiibacteriota bacterium, a single window of DNA contains:
- a CDS encoding glutamine--tRNA ligase/YqeY domain fusion protein: MADNESSATSNFIKDIINEDIKANKNEGRVHTRFPPEPNGYLHIGHAKAICLDFGIAAEYGGLCNLRFDDTNPSKEDVEYVDSIMEDIRWLGFDWDDRLYYASDYFDKLYNYAVQLIKNGKAYVCQLNADEIREHRGTLTEPGKNSPYRDRSIDESLALFERMKAGEFEDGSCTLRAKIDMASGNLNMRDPVIYRIQKAAHHRTGDKWCIYPMYDFTHCLSDSIEGITHSLCDLGFEDHRPLYDWFLEQLNVHHPQQIEFARLNLTYTILSKRLLIQLVRKGRVDNWDDPRLPTISGLRRRGYTPESIRAFAERIGVAKRDSMVDTSLLENSIRDDLNKQAQRVMAVLNPVKVIIDNYPESQVEELEAVNNPEDSEAGTRLVPFSRELYIEQDDFLEDPPKKFFRLAPGREVRLKHAYFIKCERVVKNEKTGKVIELHCTYDPASRGGASPDGRKVKGTLQWVSAKHAVDAEVRLYDYLFTKENPLEDEDFTVNLNPSSLKILKSCKVEPSLAKAKPGSRYQFIRHGYFCVDSKDSIPDALVFNRTVGLRDTWAKIQKKRK; this comes from the coding sequence ATGGCAGATAATGAATCATCAGCAACCTCAAATTTCATCAAGGATATTATCAACGAAGATATAAAAGCAAACAAGAATGAGGGGCGGGTTCATACCCGTTTTCCACCGGAGCCAAATGGTTATCTTCACATAGGGCACGCCAAAGCGATCTGTCTCGATTTCGGTATCGCCGCCGAGTATGGCGGTTTATGCAACCTGCGTTTTGATGATACCAATCCCAGCAAAGAAGATGTTGAATATGTCGATTCAATCATGGAGGATATTCGCTGGTTGGGTTTCGACTGGGATGATAGGCTGTATTATGCCTCTGATTATTTCGATAAATTATATAACTATGCCGTTCAGTTAATCAAAAACGGTAAAGCCTATGTTTGTCAATTAAACGCCGATGAAATCAGGGAACATCGCGGCACTTTAACCGAACCGGGCAAAAACAGCCCCTACCGGGACCGCTCTATTGATGAAAGTCTGGCTTTATTCGAACGTATGAAAGCCGGTGAATTTGAGGATGGTTCCTGTACGCTTCGGGCTAAAATCGATATGGCATCAGGCAACCTGAATATGCGCGACCCCGTAATTTATCGAATACAAAAAGCCGCGCACCATCGCACAGGCGACAAGTGGTGCATCTATCCGATGTATGACTTTACTCACTGCCTTTCGGATTCCATTGAAGGCATAACTCATTCTCTTTGCGATTTGGGTTTTGAAGACCATCGGCCATTATACGATTGGTTCCTTGAACAATTAAACGTACACCATCCCCAGCAAATCGAGTTTGCTCGACTTAATCTTACTTATACAATTCTAAGCAAGCGCCTGCTTATACAATTGGTTCGGAAAGGGCGTGTTGATAATTGGGATGACCCGCGTCTGCCAACGATATCTGGTTTACGGCGGCGCGGTTACACACCCGAATCGATTCGAGCTTTTGCCGAACGTATCGGCGTAGCCAAACGCGACAGTATGGTTGATACATCCCTGCTCGAAAACAGCATCCGAGATGATTTGAATAAACAAGCGCAGCGAGTTATGGCGGTTCTCAATCCGGTTAAGGTAATAATCGACAACTATCCCGAAAGCCAGGTTGAAGAGTTGGAGGCTGTCAACAATCCCGAGGACTCTGAGGCCGGTACGCGTTTGGTGCCATTTTCGCGTGAGTTATATATCGAGCAGGATGATTTCCTTGAGGACCCGCCGAAAAAGTTCTTCCGTCTTGCTCCCGGTAGAGAGGTAAGACTCAAGCATGCTTATTTTATTAAATGCGAACGAGTTGTTAAGAATGAAAAAACAGGCAAGGTAATCGAACTTCACTGTACCTACGACCCGGCTTCACGCGGCGGCGCCTCGCCGGATGGCCGCAAAGTTAAGGGTACCCTGCAATGGGTTTCAGCGAAACATGCGGTTGATGCTGAAGTGCGCCTGTATGACTATCTTTTTACCAAAGAAAACCCGCTTGAGGATGAGGATTTCACAGTTAATTTGAATCCGAGTTCGCTGAAGATATTGAAATCCTGCAAGGTGGAACCCTCTCTTGCAAAGGCTAAACCGGGCAGCCGTTATCAATTTATAAGACATGGTTATTTCTGCGTAGATTCGAAGGATTCAATTCCGGACGCGCTGGTTTTCAATCGTACGGTTGGTTTACGAGATACCTGGGCTAAGATTCAAAAAAAGAGGAAGTAA
- a CDS encoding serine/threonine protein kinase, giving the protein MEKTSIAKRKIANFEIHELIGSGGMANIYKGVQLSLARPVAIKLLHQHLTINKDFVVRFENEAKQAAQLAHPNIVAIIDFGHHEDEYFIAMEYIDGQNLKEIMTRVKRLPLEVALLTAREVANGLKYAHSSGLIHRDIKPANIMLSSDGRVVITDFGIAKTHNDLSITQTGQTIGSPAYMSPEQAAGRPIDNRCDIFSLGIVLYEIITGERPFKGDTYQEMVTSIISENPVPSSELRVDVNEEIEEIIHKAITKDIESRCQDANELVERISGQLETFIIPSQEKLISDYLKNPIRTTEKLRTDRISKHTESALYLLNLGHGRIEDAIKEFESVLRFDKNNKLAKEQLDKLKASQKDYKAAQPPKKRNLFLLLLAIISPIVLGAFLFRFVSGDSKSDKSEFYSGISETDSITAKIITPPVIEEFTVPVDDIATVPLPPTKKPPPTKGKTTVNKVKSKPKAKKKTTPKKTSAYNYPKQNIREYGFLKISSKPKAAFSVDNVKYGKTGGPKVKLPPGKHTIIIEAKGYKTTKKRIYTEKNESETISVKLKPDK; this is encoded by the coding sequence ATGGAAAAAACCTCAATAGCTAAAAGAAAAATAGCCAACTTTGAAATTCACGAATTAATCGGCTCTGGCGGAATGGCTAATATATACAAAGGCGTCCAATTATCGTTGGCTAGACCGGTAGCCATAAAACTTTTACATCAACATCTTACGATAAACAAAGATTTTGTAGTCCGGTTTGAGAATGAGGCTAAACAGGCTGCTCAATTGGCTCATCCAAACATAGTTGCAATAATAGATTTTGGCCATCATGAGGATGAATACTTCATTGCAATGGAATATATCGACGGCCAAAACTTAAAGGAAATAATGACGCGCGTTAAAAGGCTTCCCTTAGAGGTTGCGCTGCTGACAGCAAGGGAGGTTGCTAACGGCTTAAAATATGCCCATAGCAGCGGCTTAATTCACAGGGATATTAAGCCAGCTAATATTATGCTATCAAGTGATGGCCGAGTTGTAATTACCGATTTTGGCATCGCCAAAACCCATAATGATTTGTCGATTACTCAAACCGGCCAGACAATCGGTTCGCCGGCATATATGTCGCCCGAACAGGCTGCCGGCAGACCTATAGACAATCGCTGCGATATCTTCTCGCTGGGAATAGTGCTTTATGAAATCATCACCGGCGAAAGACCATTTAAAGGCGACACATACCAGGAAATGGTAACCAGTATAATTTCAGAAAACCCAGTTCCTTCAAGCGAATTGCGCGTTGATGTTAATGAAGAAATTGAAGAAATTATTCATAAGGCGATTACCAAAGATATAGAAAGCCGTTGTCAGGATGCCAATGAGTTAGTTGAGCGTATTAGCGGCCAATTGGAAACCTTTATTATCCCATCGCAGGAGAAGTTGATTTCAGATTATCTGAAAAACCCTATTCGAACTACCGAAAAACTCAGAACAGACAGGATATCCAAACATACGGAATCTGCTTTGTATCTTTTAAATCTCGGCCATGGTCGTATAGAAGACGCCATTAAAGAATTTGAAAGCGTTTTACGGTTTGATAAAAACAATAAGCTTGCTAAAGAACAATTAGATAAATTAAAAGCCAGTCAAAAAGATTATAAAGCAGCACAACCTCCCAAAAAAAGAAATCTATTTCTATTGCTTTTAGCGATAATAAGCCCGATTGTGCTGGGCGCTTTTTTGTTTAGGTTTGTCTCCGGCGATAGTAAATCGGATAAAAGCGAGTTTTATTCGGGAATATCAGAAACCGACAGTATAACTGCAAAGATTATTACACCGCCTGTTATAGAGGAATTTACAGTTCCTGTCGATGATATCGCCACAGTACCTTTGCCTCCAACTAAAAAGCCGCCACCAACTAAAGGAAAAACAACTGTCAATAAAGTAAAATCTAAACCTAAAGCGAAAAAGAAAACAACGCCCAAAAAGACCAGTGCTTATAATTATCCAAAACAGAATATTAGAGAATACGGTTTTCTGAAAATCTCCTCAAAACCGAAAGCTGCTTTCTCGGTGGACAATGTAAAATACGGCAAAACAGGCGGCCCAAAAGTAAAGCTTCCGCCCGGGAAACATACTATAATTATTGAGGCCAAAGGATACAAAACCACTAAAAAACGTATCTATACGGAAAAGAATGAAAGCGAAACAATATCAGTCAAGCTTAAACCGGATAAATAA